The genomic stretch GTTTGTGCGCGACATCCACGCCGATTCCGCCGCCGCCGATCACCGCGACTTTTTTTCCGGGTAAAAATTTCCCTGTCAGATAATCCGTATAATTTCCGTGCGGAAGAAGATCGATTCCGGGAAGATCGAATTCTCTCGGCTTAACCCCGGTAGCAAAGATGATCGTGTCCGCATCGATTTCGTTTAACAATTTGAGATCACAATTCGTATTCAAACGAATCTCGACGCCGAGCGCCGTAAGTTCGTTTTTAAAATACCGGATCGTTTCCTTGAATTCGGATTTTCCCGGAATATTGGACGCGAGATTGAATTGTCCTCCGAGTTGGTCCGATTTCTCTATTAGAATTACCTTATGTCCCAGAGACGCGCTCGCTCTCGCGGCTTCGAGCCCGCCGGGACCAGAGCCGATCACTACGACCTTTTGTGATTTTACGGGAGAGTGTATTTCGTATTCCAATTCGTTGACCGCTCTGGGATTGACAAGACACGAAACGGATTTATCGATAAAAGCGTGGTCTAGGCAGGATTGATTGCACGCGATACAAGTGTTGATACGACTCGACATCCCGGTTTGAATTTTGTTTACGATATCGGAATCGGCGAGAAAGGGTCTAGCCATCGATATGATATCCGCCTGGCCTTTTTCAAAAATGGTTTGCGCCGTGACGGGATCGTTGACTCGGTTCGAAGCGATGATCGGAACACCGGGAGTTTTTTCTTTGATTCTTCCTGCGATGTTGGCCCAGGCGCCTCTTGGAACCAATTGACTAATCGTGGGAATTCGCGATTCGTGCCAACCGATGCCGATGTTCAGAGCGGAAACATTCTCTTTTTTTAATGTATTTGCAAGAAGACAAACGTCTTCGAACGTCGGATTTCCGGGAATCAGATCGATCCCGGACATTCTAAAGATCACGGGAAATCCTTCCGGTAGATTTTTTATCACGGAGCGAAGAACTTCCACAGCCATATTCATTCTTCTTTGCAAATCTCCTCCGAAATGATCGTCCCTTTGATTGGTCACTGCGGAGAAGAATTGGTTGATGAGATAACCTTCGCTTCCCATAATTTCAACGGCACCGAAACCCGCTTCTAAAGAAAGTTTTGCGGCTTTACCGAAATCCTCTACGGTTTTCCAACATTCTTCTTCGGTGAGCGCTCGTGGTACGTATCGATTGATCGGCGCTCGAATTGCGGATGGAGCCACGCAGTTTCTATCAAAGGCGTATCTTCCGGCGTGGAAAAGTTGCGCACACATGATCCCTTTTCCTTTTAAAAGAGAGTTCATCTTTTTTAATTCGTTAGCGTGCTCTGTCGTTTGAATATTAAAGAAGTGTTTCGATCCCCTCGCTTCTTCGTTGACTCCGATTCCGCCAGTAACGATCAGGCCGACGCCTCCTTCGAAACGTTTGCCATAAAAAGCCGCCATTCTTTCCGCCGTTCCGATTTTTCCTTCGAGGCCCAGGTGCATAGATCCCATGATAAAACGGTTGGGGATGGTTGATTTTCCTATTTGAACGGGTTGAAACGCCTTTTCCATGATCGATCTCCGTAGATCTTTTAATTAATTACCACTGGTAATATAAATGAAATCCAGATCAAGAATTAAATTACCACTGGTAATTATAGTCTTGCCGAAAAATAAATCCTGCGGTATATAGTGGATATGCCCGTAAAGAAAAAGGTTTCGCGTCGTCAGCACTTGGGGGTAGGAAGGCCTTTCAAAAAGGACGGAGTTACGGTCCGGGAGGATTTAATTTTGGCCGCGGCCGAACTATTAAAGACAACCCCACTTGAAGAAATCTCCCTTCGAAAGGTCGCCGCTTTGGCGGGGGTGAGCCACGTCGCTTCGTATCACCATTTTGAAAATAAGAACGCGCTCCTCGCGGCGGTAGCTGAAAAAGGATTTCAAAAATATTTCTCTTCGTATCAGAAGGAACTGAAAAAAACGGACAACGATTTTATCGGAAGAATGCGCGCTCTTGGTTGGACCTATATTCAATTCATATTAAATAATCAGCAATTCGCAAGAATTATGTTCGGAGGAGTGGACTTACATCCGGCGCTTTCCGCGGTTTCAAGAAGAACGTATAGGCAATTGCACGAGATCATTCGATTGGGACAACGTTTGGGGGCGATTCGACCAGGTAATACTCGCGAGAAGACCATCGCGGCATGGTCGATGATTCACGGGATCGCGATGCTTTTTCTCGAAGGAAGAATTAAACCGAAGAAAACGGACAAAGAGATGAAGGAATTTATAGAGTCCGTGACGGAATATGCTTACGTCGGTATGACGATGCCTTCTTCCTCTCAAACGAATCGAATCGACGCCAAGGAATGAACTCCCGATTTTTAGCCCTGAACGATCGATCGATTGGATTCCTTTTAAATTAGAGATTTCTTTCCTTTTTACGTGTTTTCGCGTTCGATTCCCATTCTTTCCAACCTGAAATTAGATAAAAAATTATTTACAAACATCCGATTTCCCGGAAACTCTCCAGGCCTCTTATAATTCCTGTCTTTCTATAAGTCGAAATCTTTCGATTTGTCGTTGAGAAAAAGATAAGGATCGGATTGGAGCAAGTTGTAATTCAGAAAGGAGAAAGTTCAATGGCGTTTGAAAGCCCGGACGGAATGTCCTCAACAGAAAGTGTAGGTTTCCTATCACAGATGGGAAATTCTTTTAAGAGTATTCTCACAGGAATTGTGTTGTTACCGGTTTCGTTTATAATCATCTACAACGTAGAAACCTGTGAACAAGCAAGCGCCGCGCTCAAAAATGCCGCGCCCGTGGGAACTGCAAAAGAAGGGCAACCTTCTTACATTACCGGAACTCTAAAAGCGGATCCGCTCAGTGGAAGTTTTGTAAAGAGTGGACCTTACATTTCCTATTCTGCGAGCTCCGAAGTATATGCTTGGGACGAAGAAACCAAAACCGAAGGATCCGGAAGTAACAAAAAGGAAGTACGCAATTGTGTTCTTGAATGGACTTCTTCTCCGGAGAATCCCTCCAATTTTAAATTGTCCGGATGTCGCGCCAAAGCCTTCCATAGAAAATCCGTAAAAGACGAATCTGAATCCGCTTCCGGTGGATCGGTTCTTTCGGACGGAAAATCGTATTCCGTAAATCTTTCCGACGTGGATTTCACTTCTCAAGTTTCTTCCAGAGACGCGAATGAGGATGAGATCAAGACGAACGGATTTGTTTTGGGAGACGGATATCTTTTTAGTTCCAAGTCCTGTGCCGAAGCCGAGAAAGAAGGTTGTGAAAGAGTGAAAGTTTCCGTAACTCCGATTCCAGAAGGTGAGATGACTTTTATCGGAGACATCAAAGGGACAAAGGTCGGTAAATTTATTTCAGCGGAAGGAAATAAATTTTTAAGTGCGAGCATCGGCGGTTTTGCGGAAACGATGAAAGACATTCAATCGGACGACAACACGATGAAATGGGTGGGACGGTTTGTCGGATTCATTGCGATGTTTAGTAGTTTTACTCTGATGGCAGGACCTCTTACGTCTCTTCTGAGTTTCATTCCTTTTGTGGGGGATTTAGGCGGAGGTCTGATCAAGGTGGTTCTTGGTGTGATTGCCTTTGTCCTTACGGCGATCACGATTCTTCTCGTGAAATTCTGGTATATCTGGTTGGTTCTTCTTTTGGGCGCGATCGGATACGCGGTTTATAAGAAAAAATTCGCTCCGGCCACTTCCGGACCGTAATTTTAGAATTCGCTTTTCCTGCGAATTCGGACCGGTTGCTCGAAAAAGGGAACCGGTCCTTTTTTATGCCCAAGCCTTTTTTCTCGTTAATATAACAATCGATATATTAAATATGAGCAAGTTATCATTTTTGTAGCGATTGATATAAAATTTGAACGCTTGATATAAAAAAACATTTGCATATATTTATAAAATAATTAGAATCTAGCATATATATAAAACCCCGTAACGATCGTTACAGGGGAGTGCCTCCAGGGAAACCGAAGAAGAGGATTTTAGGGATGAATTTGAAAAACAAAACAAGACGAAAATCGAGCTGTGCCATAGCGCTTTCCAAAAGTAGACTTCTATCTTATAGAATTCTAATGGTGTTCGTTTTCCTCTTTCTCCTTTCCCTAGGATGCAAACCTCATTCCACAAAATACGATTCTAAGATCTTCTTTGATAATATCGATTCCTACGATGGAATCACTTTATTTACGATTCTGAACGGCTACCCCGTCTTAAAAAGTTTTTTTGTAAGTTTAGAACCGGTCGACTTCAACAAAGCATTGGGAGACAACCTCGCAAAAGCCACGAGAGACGACAATTTAGGAACGCTTCGCGCGACTCAGTCCGCGCTTCTTGTCAGCAGACCGAGTATTCAGGCTCTGAGCACGGATTCCGCTTCCTTGATCGAGAAATTGGAGACCACGAATTCGGACGCTTATAACGCTGTTCAGCCACTTTTTGAAAAGATTCGTTATTATCCGAAGCCGGTTGTTCGAAACATAGTTCCAATTTCGGCTAACGTGCTTCGCCAGGAATATCTTTCCAAAACCAAGGATCAAGTTACACAGTCGATTCACGATTTTTCGAAGGATTTAAAAAGTCAAAGTACGCGAGATCTTCTTGTGGAGATCGAGGACGTCGCTTATAAGGGGTTGATCGCGAACACAAATGCGAGAGCCGGTGTGGAAAGTCTTCTCAACGGATTTTTCGATCCGGTTTTGGTTTCGGATCGTTCTCTCAAGGACGGTTTTATTTCCATCGTCTACGATTTGGGTGAGATGATGTTCAAAAGAGCTGGTTTTTCGGATTTCAAAACTCCGAATACCGCGATGAAGGAACTCGTATTCAATCTGGATAAATATTTTACTGCAGGCGGTGCTCAGTACAACGCCGATTACAGCGATCCGGCTCATCCCGCAGAGCTCAAAGCTTTTATGATGGAGAGTTTTCAAAATGTTCGTACGCTTCTGGATACGGGAGCGATCACAGCGACTCCAGTAAACCTTTTGCAAAAGACTGCGGAGAATCTCAGTCTTTTGGATTTCGGAGCGAAACCTACGAACGTGGACGGATCCCTCAAAGAACTCATCCGAATCGACGTAGACGGAAAGGATCGTGCGTATGACGGAACGAGCCGATCGATGTCCGCTTTGGAAACCCTCTTTGTCGTTCTTACGATCGCTAATAACTACGGGTTTCATTGGGATACAACGGATACGACGAACGATTGGATCGACGGTTCCACGGGGGGAGAGCTGACCGTTGGAGATGCGATTCATTCCCTCAAGTCCGTGATCGGTTCTTCTAGTCCATTCAATTTTAAGAATATTACAAATCTAAGTAAGAGTAGCGGTAAGGTTTATCGGGACGGAGCGGTTCATCAATTCGATATGAACAGCAGGGTTCTTTCCTTACTGGAAGACAAAGCGAGAGGTGTAACCGCACCCATTACCGATCCAACGGCGGGAAACTTCGATCGTGTTTACAATAAGACACTTCCCTGGGCAATGAATTGGATCAAACGAGTGACCTTCGGCGGTTACGGTCCTTACTACAACAAGAATCGAAGAGACGGCGCGGGGAATTATCTTTCTCCGGATGGGACGATCACACGCAATTCCGATCTTTCCGAAACCCTCTTTCAGCCGAGTTGGAATACGCATAGTTATGAAATTCAACTAAATCTTCCCGCACCAAACAACACAAAATATGTCGGTCTGAGAGGAAATTTTCAAAACGGTCCGAACGTTCCGAATACATTCTATACGATCACGGAAATCCCGAAAACGGACGCGCAACGTGCGGTCGATAGCGACGAGGAAGCTTTTTACAAAAATCTTCAATGGTTGTTGTATGAAAAACGTTTCGTCGCCGTTTTGCCGGTTCGTGCTAAGTTAGCCGCAACCGTCGCTTTCGAGGAAGCCCTGTTTATCACCGCGATCGGGAACGGACTTGTGGGAATGCTTAACCTCAAGCCGAACTGTTTGCCGAGCGCTTGTGCGACGGACAACGGACGTTGGACGATCGATAACGCAAATTATGTAAAGGCGTATAACGCCGCCGGTTCGAACCTAACATATCTTTCCAACACTCCGGGTGATTCCGTGATGCTCTTGGAAGGTTGGGGTTTCGGAGCAGATGGACAGCAGGCGTTTCAAGTCACTTTCGTTTATCCGGCTCTCTGGTCCTTGATCGTTCCCAATCCGGATTTGATTTACGGAATGTTACCTCCGGTGATTTCTTTGAACGTTCCCGTATTGGAACGACTGGGTTTTACCACCGCCGGAAAAGTGATCCCGGATCAAGTAAACGCAAACTGGGCTCAGAGAAATACGCTTACGCCCTTGGTTGTCGCATTAGCAAAATCGTTAGACGACCAAGTTTCCGGTCAGCAGACCGCCGGATTTAAGAATCCATATACGATCCTAACCAATCTTGCTGAAATTCTTTCCCGTCCCCTCGTTTTTTTCGGACCCGACACGACTGCGACTTTGCCGACCAATCCGGCTCCTCCTAGTTTTACACAAGTTCGAACCGTCGGTATGGCGGACGGTTTTAGAAATCCGATCGCATCCACGATGGAATATTTTCCTCTTACGAATTCTGGCGCGCAAGAATACAGAACGATCATCAGTGTCCTTTCGGAGAATACGAGACGTTTTCAAGACGGTGCTTTGAATCTGATCGGGAAAACACAACTTCTTACCGGGCTCGTTAAATTCGTCGGACAGTTGGGTCAACCGTCGAACGTGAACGTCAAAGTGAAAGTTTTCAACGGACTCAAGCTGATCATGGGTGAGATTAAGTTCACGGCGGAAACTCCTACCGCGACTCAATTTAACATAGAGACCAAGTTTACGGAATGGAGAGACAAGGTAGCAAACTATCCGACAGTCAATGGAACGAATATTTTCGATCCTCTTTGGGTCGGAGTGGACGACGTCGTCAATCTTTTCAAAGATTATCTTTCGAGAAGTTCCGGTTGGTCCATCGTGGCGAGTTTGGATTTTCTCTTCGATCTTTTGTTGGATATTTCTCCGAGTAGCTCCGATATCACACAACTCTTGAATTTGGCTTCTTCTCTTTTTTACAATCCGGATAATACGAGATCATACACGATCACCAATATTCTTACACAAAGCCTTCCTCCTGTTTTAGATGCGATGGCGCCTTACGGCAGACCACTTTACGGTACGGGTTATTATCTCGCGACGAGCGGCGGATTCTTCTCTTATCTCGAGAATCGAATGTTTATGAATCCCGCCTTCACTACGAAGGACCTGTTTTCGGATCTTAAGAATTTTCTAAGATCCGATATCATTCAGAACAAAGAAGATACGAACCGTTCGTTTCTGTATGCAACCGGAACCTTGATTCAGCAGATGGCGGACATCTATCAGGCGGGAAGAAAGTTTAGTCCGGTAGGTTTTTATATGTATGACAATTGGAACGACGACCAGCCGACGTCGACGCTTTGGGATGATATGAACTTTATGTTTTCGGTGCAGTGATAAAGAAAGAGGATTGGTGTAAAAAGAGATGAACAAAAAAAGAAAATCGATCTTAGCGGTAATTTTTATAGTTTTGATTTCTCTAAACGTTGGATGTAATTCGGATAAGAAGGCTGGTTCTCCCCTGAACAGCGTCCTTTCCTTGTTCGGACTTTCTACCGATACCACGGTTTCGGCTAACGTGGTGGCGCCGTATACGGAGACCGACACTCCTACCAGTCTTCCCGCAAATTTCGGAGCGGTCGCTCCGGAAGCGACTCTTTATATCGCATCGACTACGGATGTGGATCGTTACAAAAGTATCGAAATTCGTTTTTCTCATCCGATGAATAAAACGACAGTACAAGCCGATTTGATCTTATCTCCAAGTGCGGGGATTCTTCCCGGACCGGGAAAGGGCGGTACATTCTATTGGGCGTCCAGCTCTCGTTTGATTTTCGATCCGTATCGGGAATTTAAGACGAACGAACAATATACTCTTTCTCTCACCAATAATTCGAAGACGATCGACGGACAGGACCTGACCAGTTATTCTCAGAGTTTTACCACCGAACCGGATTATCTGATGACGAGTAAGATTAATACGACAAACACGTTAGGCGGAACGAACGACATCACGTTCAATAAGGCGACGACTCCGACCTTGACTTTAACTTCTACATTTACGAATCCGCTTACCGGAAGCAATTCGATTCAATCCATCAAGCTCAAACATATGGGTGATACGAATACGAGCGGAATCGACATCTGCTCCGCGCCTCCTTGTCCAATGAACACCACGTTGACGACGAACCTGACTACGTCTGCAATTCCTCCGTTTATCGGCGGTAACGTTTATTACTACGAAATCACCGTAGCCTCGGGAAAAATATTCAAGAGGTTTGCTACGTTTAACTACGGTAATGTGAACTCGACTCCGGACAATATGATTGTAAACGGAGGTTCGATCATTCTTGATCAGGCTCAGGCGATGCCGTTTTTATCCAAAGTATTGGAAAGGTTTACTGCGGGGAATTTTAAGGTAAACGGAAACACGTTCAATCAGTTTGCCGATTCTCCAAAAACTTCTACGCGACGATCTTCCTATTGTATCGATTACAGTGGAATCGGAAGTTTCGCGATGCCTCAGTATATTCGGAACTACGGAGATTCCGCCACGGGTTTTGGAGACGGTTATTGTGGAGGGGCAGGGGAGAATCCGGGAGGTTTTACTCAAGAAGGTTGTGCGACTCTGATCTTTACGAGTTGCACCGACTTTGATATCGACGTTTACATTACAGGGATCACGATTTATACCGGAGTCGCCGGCTTTCCCGCGTTGAAAAACATCGGCGTCAACATGGTCGCAAACAACACCGGAGAATTGGGATTTCAGTTCAAAGGAAAAACTCTCGCCGTGGACATGGTGATGATCGCAAGAAGTCGAGGTTCCTTATTTCTCGTCATCGGTTCGGGAAACAGATTCGTATTTTCAACAACGGCGTATTTGAATTACAATGATTCTCCGCCTGCTGATAGAAACACGACGGGGAAGGCGAGTCTAACGATCGATTCCAACGGCGATACGGCTTTGAATATATTCACTCCGATCACTACTCTTTCCAATTTCGATACGACCGATTGGTCTAATAATCTCACCGTAAAAGATAGGGACGGAAGAGTGAACCAAGTGAAGTTGGAGGCGACAACGAGCGGACTCGCAGGTTGGCTCGCGGGAACAACGGAAGGGGCCGCGAATGGAATGGTTCCGGCGTTGACTCCGCTCATCACAAGATCGATGTTGCGAAACTTCATAGAAGATGTAGCGCCATCGGTATTGAATTCTATCATCGGATCTTTGAAAACACCCGGAGTGGACATCGCACTTCCTTCTTATTTACCTGCTCCGCTTGCGAATTTTCCGTTGAACATTAAGATTAAGTTGGGAATGGATTCTCAGGTGAGAGTGACGGGTTCCAATAGAGGAATCGTCGGATCGATCGATCTCGGAATTACGGCTAAGAATCCGATCGGTTCTCCGAGAACACACCAGGTCACGAGCGGATTCGTTGTTACAAAACCGAACGGAGCGATGAGCAATCTCTATCAGTTTTCCCAGAGTGCGGCTAACCCCGGTTTGTTGCTTTCCCTAACGGTGGATTCGATCACACAGGCCGCCTATCATCTGTGGAAAAACAGAGCATTGGACTTGAACATCGATAAGACATTCATCGATACGATCAAACAATATGCCGGGACCGATCCTCTATTTCAGCTAACGGAGTCTTTGATCAAAGTCGCACCGATCGTAAATATTCTCGCACCCGGGAGAGACAATCTCGTCGGAATCGATCCGACCACGGGAGTGCTTGTTCCTGCGATCAACGGAACCGACGATATCGTCATATCCGTTAGTCCGATTCACGCACCGAATGGAACTCTAAAACCAGTGGTTGGAACCGCGAAACCGAAATTGGAAGTAAATTTCACGGATATCCAGTTGTCGATTAGAGGAAAGAGACCGGACAATTCCACGTATCTGATCAGTACCGCGAGAGCGAGTTTGAAAGGACTTGCCGATTTCGACTTTGTAACGTTCTCCAATCCTACGAATAATCCGGCGTATGCGAATTTGAATGCGCTAAAGATCGTGATCTCCAACGGTCCGAGTTTATCTTACACGTTAGACATCTTGGAAGGTTCCTCCGGTGCGGGGGCGCCGAATCCGTTCGGTTTGGATCCAAAGGGAATTTTGGCCGTTGTGGATCCACTCGTACCTTCTTTGATCGTTCCTCTTGTCAACAACGTATTAAAGGAGATTCCGCTTCCTCCATCCATCTCTCTTCCCGCGTTGACACATCCCACAAACGGGACGGCTTGTGGAATTATCGCAAAGACGACGCATTCGATTCTTCAAACGCTACCGATCGTTGATACGGAACCCTATCCATACGTGTTCGGCGGATTGAAACTCAATCCGAGCGGACCTGCCATCAGCGATCCTGGCGTATTGATTACCTGTCCTTAAGATTTGGAATCGATAAGAATTCTTAAAAAAGGCCGCAGTCAAAAGCGGCCTTTTTTTATGATAAAAGATAAATTTAGAAGAATTGAATATAGTTGAGATGCTTGCTGTTGCGACTGAGTGCGAGTTCATGGAAATGTGATCGAAGAATCAGTTTTACATCGGGTATTTTGCATTCGCGAACGACTTGCAAAAATATCAAAATGAGATCGCTTTGAAATTCTTCCGGCTTGCGGGCTTATGGTTTGTTCCAATATAAGCTTTGCTTCCCTTGATAATAAAATGAATTTTCGATAGATTCTTTTGGAATCAATCGAATGAATTTTGTCCGGATTCTCCTTTGAATTTCTAATCCTTCCACATTTTTAGAGAAAAATATTTTTCACTCTTACGGTATTATGTCGTTAGGATCCGCAATCGAGGAAAGGGAAACGATTTCTGTCTATTCTGTTTATGACGAATTGTTATCTAAACAATATTAAAATTACATTAAGAAATAAATTATTGATAATAATTGTAAATATTATACTATTCTAACCTATTTACAAACTATGTGAGTTGGGTATGAAAAAAATAGTATTGTTTTGTGACGGAACCTGGAATGATCCGGAACAAACGGATGACGGGGTTCTTGCCGTAACGAATGTTCGAAAGCTCTTTTTGGCGTTTCAAAACGGAAATCCGGAAATTCATCCCCGTCCTTATTATGACAAAGGAATCGGCACTAGCGGCAATGTGCTTTGGCAGATACTTGCCGGGCTTTCCGGTACCGGAATTTCCGAGAACATCAGGCAAGCGTATCGATTTATCATCAAAAATTATGAATTTGGAGATGAGATCTTTCTTTTCGGTTTTAGCCGAGGTGCGTTCACGGTTCGAAGTTTGGCCGGTTTGATCCGAAATTGCGGCATTTTGAAAATGGAAGAAGGTGAGAAATTAAAAATAAAAGTAAACGAAGCCTACGAAATATATCGATCCAGAAAGCCGAAGGACCATCCTAATTCGGAAGAATCCAAACGATTTAGAGAAAGAGAAAGTTGGCCCGAGGCGGACCTGTCTCCGGTTAGGTTTATCGGAGTCTGGGATACGGTAGGGGCTTTAGGCATTCCCATTACTTACACGATCAATCCTCTTTGGTGGAGGAACCGATTTCATGATACTCTCTTGAGTTCTAAAATTCTTTATGCATATCAAGCTCTCGCTATTGACGAAAGGAGATCTCCTTTTCGACCGACCTTATGGCAAAAAGATAAGAAGGATATCAATCAGACAATGGAACAGGTTTGGTTCGTAGGAGTTCACTCGGACGTTGGAGGAGGTTATAAGGACTCTCAATTATCCGATATCGCCTTGCAGTGGTTAAAGGAAAAAGCAGAAAGTTGCGGCCTTACGTTTGCATCGATGGAGATAAATCCTAGTTCGTTTGGAACGTTGCATGATTCTGCCTCCTGGTATTTGCCTTCCTCTGAAAGGCCGATAGGCGAAGAGAAGAATACGGACTTCGAAACGAACGAGACGCTTCACGAATCGGTTTTGCAAAGATACGCTAAGGATTCTTCTTATCGTCCGAATAATCTGGAAACGTATCTGCAAAAACATTCGAGTCTTAAGTCCGCATTCGTTACGGTTTCATCAAGAATTTGAATAAGTTAGTATATTCATGTTCTTTAAAATATGGAGTTTTAGTGGAACGAGCATAAAAGGAGCCTGAAAATAAATTTGGAAGGAAAGTATATGGATATCGAATTTTGGGATTGGTTAAAAGAGATTAGTAGGGTAAAAAAAATCGGAATAACGCTGGCTGGTTTTGGCGGTTTGATAACTTATTTGAAGTTTATTCCCGATTCTTGGGTGGCTGTTGTGAATCGATTTATTGGCCAATGGGATTTTAAGAGTCAAAATTTAGAAACTTTGCTCATTACGATCATAAGTGTTATCAGCGTTATAGGAATTTTTAGTATGACATTGATGATCGCTTATTGCCCCTTAAGTCTGAAAGAAGAAAAAAAGGAATCTGCCGAGATTACAAAATCGTTTCGATTCTATTGGTTTTTACTTTGGGTATTTTGGCTTTTTCAATATATATCGCTTTCTTACATTTTTTTACATTTTCAGAACTATGAAAGTGCTTCGGAAGAATATAAAAGTTTCTATAATTTATTGAATAATTTAACAACGGCGATTTTTATAATATGCTTTTTATTGATCTATACGGGGAAAAAATTTAAAGAGAATATTACGCCGATTGTCATCTGCTTGGTGTTTTTTCTTTTGTTTTTGGCCGAACTATTTTTAGGTTCATTGATGAA from Leptospira stimsonii encodes the following:
- a CDS encoding FAD-dependent oxidoreductase translates to MEKAFQPVQIGKSTIPNRFIMGSMHLGLEGKIGTAERMAAFYGKRFEGGVGLIVTGGIGVNEEARGSKHFFNIQTTEHANELKKMNSLLKGKGIMCAQLFHAGRYAFDRNCVAPSAIRAPINRYVPRALTEEECWKTVEDFGKAAKLSLEAGFGAVEIMGSEGYLINQFFSAVTNQRDDHFGGDLQRRMNMAVEVLRSVIKNLPEGFPVIFRMSGIDLIPGNPTFEDVCLLANTLKKENVSALNIGIGWHESRIPTISQLVPRGAWANIAGRIKEKTPGVPIIASNRVNDPVTAQTIFEKGQADIISMARPFLADSDIVNKIQTGMSSRINTCIACNQSCLDHAFIDKSVSCLVNPRAVNELEYEIHSPVKSQKVVVIGSGPGGLEAARASASLGHKVILIEKSDQLGGQFNLASNIPGKSEFKETIRYFKNELTALGVEIRLNTNCDLKLLNEIDADTIIFATGVKPREFDLPGIDLLPHGNYTDYLTGKFLPGKKVAVIGGGGIGVDVAHKLTEDHDPTLESYSKKYNIDSYTNAVIQPHRSKREVAIFRRNGKHGAGLGPTTFWALKQELEASGVEFFQGLNYKEITKDGIKVILKNGEEVLYPCDSLVLCVGQEKENAVYETYRSLHPQKQIFLIGGAKDAKGIDAERAFLEGLNAAFAIGKENRVSQSA
- a CDS encoding TetR/AcrR family transcriptional regulator, coding for MPVKKKVSRRQHLGVGRPFKKDGVTVREDLILAAAELLKTTPLEEISLRKVAALAGVSHVASYHHFENKNALLAAVAEKGFQKYFSSYQKELKKTDNDFIGRMRALGWTYIQFILNNQQFARIMFGGVDLHPALSAVSRRTYRQLHEIIRLGQRLGAIRPGNTREKTIAAWSMIHGIAMLFLEGRIKPKKTDKEMKEFIESVTEYAYVGMTMPSSSQTNRIDAKE
- a CDS encoding TMEM43 family protein — translated: MAFESPDGMSSTESVGFLSQMGNSFKSILTGIVLLPVSFIIIYNVETCEQASAALKNAAPVGTAKEGQPSYITGTLKADPLSGSFVKSGPYISYSASSEVYAWDEETKTEGSGSNKKEVRNCVLEWTSSPENPSNFKLSGCRAKAFHRKSVKDESESASGGSVLSDGKSYSVNLSDVDFTSQVSSRDANEDEIKTNGFVLGDGYLFSSKSCAEAEKEGCERVKVSVTPIPEGEMTFIGDIKGTKVGKFISAEGNKFLSASIGGFAETMKDIQSDDNTMKWVGRFVGFIAMFSSFTLMAGPLTSLLSFIPFVGDLGGGLIKVVLGVIAFVLTAITILLVKFWYIWLVLLLGAIGYAVYKKKFAPATSGP
- a CDS encoding Ig-like domain-containing protein, which translates into the protein MNKKRKSILAVIFIVLISLNVGCNSDKKAGSPLNSVLSLFGLSTDTTVSANVVAPYTETDTPTSLPANFGAVAPEATLYIASTTDVDRYKSIEIRFSHPMNKTTVQADLILSPSAGILPGPGKGGTFYWASSSRLIFDPYREFKTNEQYTLSLTNNSKTIDGQDLTSYSQSFTTEPDYLMTSKINTTNTLGGTNDITFNKATTPTLTLTSTFTNPLTGSNSIQSIKLKHMGDTNTSGIDICSAPPCPMNTTLTTNLTTSAIPPFIGGNVYYYEITVASGKIFKRFATFNYGNVNSTPDNMIVNGGSIILDQAQAMPFLSKVLERFTAGNFKVNGNTFNQFADSPKTSTRRSSYCIDYSGIGSFAMPQYIRNYGDSATGFGDGYCGGAGENPGGFTQEGCATLIFTSCTDFDIDVYITGITIYTGVAGFPALKNIGVNMVANNTGELGFQFKGKTLAVDMVMIARSRGSLFLVIGSGNRFVFSTTAYLNYNDSPPADRNTTGKASLTIDSNGDTALNIFTPITTLSNFDTTDWSNNLTVKDRDGRVNQVKLEATTSGLAGWLAGTTEGAANGMVPALTPLITRSMLRNFIEDVAPSVLNSIIGSLKTPGVDIALPSYLPAPLANFPLNIKIKLGMDSQVRVTGSNRGIVGSIDLGITAKNPIGSPRTHQVTSGFVVTKPNGAMSNLYQFSQSAANPGLLLSLTVDSITQAAYHLWKNRALDLNIDKTFIDTIKQYAGTDPLFQLTESLIKVAPIVNILAPGRDNLVGIDPTTGVLVPAINGTDDIVISVSPIHAPNGTLKPVVGTAKPKLEVNFTDIQLSIRGKRPDNSTYLISTARASLKGLADFDFVTFSNPTNNPAYANLNALKIVISNGPSLSYTLDILEGSSGAGAPNPFGLDPKGILAVVDPLVPSLIVPLVNNVLKEIPLPPSISLPALTHPTNGTACGIIAKTTHSILQTLPIVDTEPYPYVFGGLKLNPSGPAISDPGVLITCP
- a CDS encoding DUF2235 domain-containing protein, encoding MKKIVLFCDGTWNDPEQTDDGVLAVTNVRKLFLAFQNGNPEIHPRPYYDKGIGTSGNVLWQILAGLSGTGISENIRQAYRFIIKNYEFGDEIFLFGFSRGAFTVRSLAGLIRNCGILKMEEGEKLKIKVNEAYEIYRSRKPKDHPNSEESKRFRERESWPEADLSPVRFIGVWDTVGALGIPITYTINPLWWRNRFHDTLLSSKILYAYQALAIDERRSPFRPTLWQKDKKDINQTMEQVWFVGVHSDVGGGYKDSQLSDIALQWLKEKAESCGLTFASMEINPSSFGTLHDSASWYLPSSERPIGEEKNTDFETNETLHESVLQRYAKDSSYRPNNLETYLQKHSSLKSAFVTVSSRI